A region of Cytophagia bacterium CHB2 DNA encodes the following proteins:
- a CDS encoding HNH endonuclease: protein MDSDELREIADNQSEWARRVRELRNEEGYQILTHNDRANLKPGQYLLETPKPIPAFDRAISKETRAFVLDRNGNTCQMCGAVAGEPHPYDSTRTTRLHMGHVIDKSLGGTDDASNLKAICSVCNEGASNATLPRPDLMKLLVNVRRATAQDQLEVLKWLKKKFPNSA from the coding sequence ATGGACTCTGACGAATTGCGTGAAATTGCAGATAACCAGTCAGAATGGGCGCGAAGAGTACGCGAGTTGCGGAATGAAGAGGGTTATCAGATTTTAACCCATAATGACAGGGCGAATTTGAAGCCAGGGCAATACCTTCTTGAAACACCAAAACCGATTCCTGCGTTTGACAGAGCGATTTCAAAAGAAACTCGCGCGTTTGTTTTAGATAGAAACGGCAATACCTGCCAAATGTGCGGTGCTGTTGCTGGTGAGCCACACCCGTACGATTCAACGCGCACTACTAGACTCCACATGGGGCATGTGATTGATAAGAGTTTGGGGGGAACTGATGATGCCTCCAACTTAAAGGCGATTTGCTCTGTGTGTAATGAGGGTGCCTCAAACGCGACCTTGCCGCGACCGGACTTGATGAAGTTGCTTGTAAATGTGCGGCGTGCAACTGCGCAAGATCAGCTGGAAGTCCTGAAGTGGCTCAAGAAAA